Part of the Citrus sinensis cultivar Valencia sweet orange chromosome 2, DVS_A1.0, whole genome shotgun sequence genome, AGAAAGCTTGGGATTATGGTAATTTCTGATGAAGTTTATGACCATCTCACATTTGGGAGTACCCCTTATGTGCGAATGGGAGTGTTTGGATCAACCGTGCCTGTCATTACTCTTGGATCTATGTCAAAGAGATGGATAGTTCCTGGTTGGCGACTTGGTTGGCTTGTGACAAGTGATCCCAGTGGCATTTTACAAGAACTAAGGGTTGATTCCTTTCTtccttcaaaaaatttatacaaatgTTGTAATTGTAAACATACAATAATAGTcatgagatttttctttgcaCTCTCCAGATTGTTGATTCCATCAAAGGCTATCTCAACATCTCCTCTGGCCCTGCAACCTTCGTTCAGGTTTGTtcttaatgtttttttttttttggatgaaCGTAATGACATTGCAGAAGACCAATACTTTTGATGAAAGTAGCAGTTTCTTGAATAGGGCTTTCAGCAAGACTAATGACTGCCTCCAGAATATAGTGTGCACTGGTTTCACaaagttaataattagatTCAAACTGCTTAGAATTTTGCTTGCATGTCTTTATGTAAATGCAAAAgactcaaatttttatcttggAAATAAATATGTGTCTTGTGCATTAGGGAGCAGTTCCTCAAATCTTCAAGAACGCAAAGGAGggtttcttttcaaaaatcattGACATACTAAGAGACACTgcagatatatgttatgataGAATTAAAGAGATACCCTGCATAACTTGCCCAAGGAAACCAGAAGGGTCTATGTTTGTAATGGTAAGGGCATCgtatataatcattttagcTATACTTCTGAAAATAGATGTACATATTCTTATTTATGAACTATTTATTTAGGTGAAACTAAACTTATCACTATTGGAAGGCATTAGTGACGACATGGAATTCGCTCTCCAGCTTGCTAAGGAGGAATCAGTCATTGTTTTACCTGgtaaatgtaaaaaattgtGAAGTTTCTGGAGTTTAGTTGACTCACATTCCGAGTTTTAACTGATGTGATTCTTCCTTGCTTCTCTTCTCTCCTTGAAAATGGGGCAAAATTTTCTCTGAGTTCATTCTATAATTCAAAACATACTCAAGAAACGGATTAAAACTTCCCCCAACAGTTATAGAAGTCCGAGCATTGTATCAGTGTAAAGATAGTTGAAATTTCTTATGGTTGATTACAACATCAACATCAGGTGTTCATAGACTTGTCTTTATAACTCAGAAGTATTTATCGGTGGTCCAATTTTTGTACTTGGGAATGCTAAGCAGATGGAATTTTTTGCTGGCTAAGGCATGGCCTTTGAAGTTTACAATGATAAATTTTGCAGGAATGGCTGTGGGAATGAAAAATTGGCTTCGGATTACTTTTGCCATTGAGCCTTCGGCTCTTGAAGAAGGCCTTGGGAGGATAAAAGCCTTTTGTCAGAGGCATGCCAAGCAGCAATGAGTTTATTGGAGCTATGCATCTGAGTATTGTGATCGACAACAGCAAGTTGACCTCATGCACCGTTAAGTGTCGTTTCTTCTCAGATTgtgtttgatgaaataaaattccTCATCTGTCTGTACTGTGATTCAATCAAAGACAAGAGATGGGAAGTGGTGGTGATTTGCAACTTCGCGTTGCAGCACAGGTGTTACTGCTTGTTCTTCTCAGAATTTCtctgtgttttattttgttcagttgAACATCTATCAACTGAACTAACTCTATGCAGCATGCATGTTGTAAGAGTTtgttatgaaactttttaaatcaatCTCTTCATCCTTGTGCAGAAAAATTTTGTGATTGTAATAATGAGTTTGAGAAACCTTTGACTCAAATCCGAAACACTGCAATGTGCATGCATTATTGATAggttagattattttaattaatcattgtaggttcaacaaaataaagtaataatctttaaatattaaaaaaatcaagaagaataaattttttttaaaaaagttggTGGGTATACAAAATATCAATGGATTTTGGCTCATTCTGTGTGGCCTCTGATTCTACTTCCAACTCCTCCCATCTAAATTATAGCATCAATCAGAacacaaaaagaaaacgaaaaaaaagggtaacaacaaaaaaaacaatggAAAACGAAGCAGAAAAGAGATGGGGTTTTGAAGTGAAGAAAGAGCTGAACAGAGCAAGAGAAGCAGAAGTAGCTGCACTTCGATACGCCAGTGTCAGTTTAATGGAAAGTGTCGACAAAAACGACCCAAGACCCGTAATTCCTCTCGGCCACGGCGACCCAGCTGCCTTTCCCTGCTTCCGTACGGCCGCCGTGGCTGAAGACGCCATCGTTGACTCCGTCCGATCATCCATGTTCAATTGCTATGCCCCCATGTTCGGTCTTCCCCTAGCTCGAAGGTAAAGAACCCTACCTAACATGTGCTTGGTTCTTTCATGAGAGATCAGATGATCAGCTACCTATTTGATTGTAGATAAGGGACTCAAATGTTATTACCCcccctaaatttaaaaatctgttATGGTGGTTATTTCAACAGAGATCAGGACCTGTTTGATGCAAATGAATGGAATATTTTTCtgtatttgaaaaaagagaaaattaagaattcATTCGTTTGTGGTAgctattttatttcaatagaGATCCGGACCTTTTGATACGGATggataaaattacttattattttttaaaaatatgaaacataGGGATTGATTCATCATTCAGTAATGGATTATTCATAACacttagcaaaagaataatgaaaCTGGTTCACTTTTTTCCTAGttatataaaaactttttataaatGCCAAATGTAGAGTTGCAGTTTTTGTTAGGAGTTCAATTCAACTTGGAGACATGTTTGCATTTTGTAAAGGCATACATTTATTGCAATATAAATCCAAGTTGGTGCATAAATTAACTATTTGTCATGTAAGTGCGAAACAAACTACTAAATCTGCTCAATTTTGTATAAAGTTTCAAACTTGCCTGATAATG contains:
- the LOC102612119 gene encoding nicotianamine aminotransferase 1-like, which translates into the protein MESGAVKKKWGFQVKQEHITATATLTVRSALTIIKQNLKENDPRPIIPLGHGDPSAFPCFRTTPVAADAVVDAVRSAEFDCYSPSVGILPARRAIADYLNSELPCKLSPDDVYLTAGCKQAIQVILTVLARPGANILLPKPGFPLYEANARHTRLEIRHFDLLPEKGWEVDLDGLEALADENTVAMVIVNPGNPCGNVFTYQQLQKIAEKARKLGIMVISDEVYDHLTFGSTPYVRMGVFGSTVPVITLGSMSKRWIVPGWRLGWLVTSDPSGILQELRIVDSIKGYLNISSGPATFVQGAVPQIFKNAKEGFFSKIIDILRDTADICYDRIKEIPCITCPRKPEGSMFVMVKLNLSLLEGISDDMEFALQLAKEESVIVLPGMAVGMKNWLRITFAIEPSALEEGLGRIKAFCQRHAKQQ